The following proteins are co-located in the Candidatus Planktophila lacus genome:
- a CDS encoding DUF3043 domain-containing protein: protein MTSTPENSQKKGRPTPKRKEAQAATKVSSLAPASTKAEKKRSKDQARAARLLQRQAYLRGDENALPMRDRGPEKKFVRNYIDTRRSIGEYFLPIIGFVLILSLIPLSVFAVAGIVIMYSVLLFSIIDGFFLSRKIKAEVTERFPDKSTKGLGLYGWLRSTQMRRMRAPKPQVKAGDKV from the coding sequence ATGACTTCTACTCCAGAAAATAGCCAGAAAAAAGGTCGTCCGACTCCAAAGCGAAAAGAAGCGCAAGCGGCGACGAAAGTTTCCTCACTAGCGCCAGCATCAACCAAGGCAGAGAAGAAGCGCTCTAAAGATCAAGCACGCGCGGCTCGTCTCTTGCAGCGTCAGGCTTATTTACGCGGCGATGAGAATGCGCTCCCAATGCGTGATCGCGGACCAGAAAAGAAATTTGTTAGAAATTACATCGATACCCGTCGTTCGATCGGTGAATATTTCCTTCCAATCATCGGCTTTGTGTTAATTCTTTCGCTCATCCCGCTAAGTGTTTTTGCTGTGGCTGGAATCGTGATTATGTATAGCGTTCTTCTCTTCTCAATCATCGATGGATTCTTCTTATCTCGCAAAATTAAAGCCGAAGTCACCGAGCGCTTCCCAGATAAAAGCACCAAAGGACTTGGGCTTTATGGATGGCTGCGTTCTACACAGATGCGACGTATGCGCGCACCTAAGCCACAAGTAAAAGCTGGAGATAAGGTTTAA
- a CDS encoding aldo/keto reductase family protein has translation MEYRRLGSSGMYVSEISYGNWITHGSQVEADAAVKCVRTAYDLGITTFDTADVYAATKAESVLGRALKGIKRESYELFTKVYWPTGSGKNDRGLSRKHIIESCNASLKRLNTDHIDLYQMHRFDYETPLEESLSAFDDLIRAGKVHYIGFSEWNAKQIADALRIQDAKGYNRFVSSQPQYSALWRVIETEVVPLSKREGIGQIVWSPMAQGVLTGKYLPGKKPPVGSRATDKKSGADMISRWMRDDVLSAVQNLAPIARDLDLTMGQLSIAWVLQNSNVSSAIMGATKPAQVKENVKASGVKLSADVMHAIDKALGNIPTTDPKETKSPNPRA, from the coding sequence ATGGAATATCGTCGCCTCGGCAGTTCAGGAATGTATGTCTCAGAGATTTCTTATGGAAATTGGATTACCCACGGATCTCAGGTTGAAGCAGATGCGGCCGTTAAGTGCGTGCGCACTGCCTACGACCTGGGCATCACAACATTTGATACTGCAGATGTATATGCAGCAACTAAAGCTGAATCAGTATTAGGGCGCGCTCTCAAGGGAATCAAGCGTGAATCCTATGAGCTATTTACCAAGGTTTATTGGCCAACTGGTTCTGGCAAAAACGATCGCGGTTTATCGCGTAAACACATTATTGAGTCCTGCAACGCTTCGCTAAAGCGCCTCAATACCGATCACATCGATCTTTACCAGATGCATCGCTTTGACTATGAAACCCCACTAGAAGAGTCACTGAGCGCCTTCGATGATTTGATTCGCGCTGGAAAAGTTCATTACATAGGTTTCTCTGAATGGAACGCTAAGCAGATCGCAGATGCGCTGCGCATTCAAGATGCCAAGGGTTACAACCGATTTGTATCTAGCCAACCGCAATACTCTGCACTTTGGCGCGTTATCGAAACCGAAGTTGTTCCACTTAGTAAGCGCGAAGGAATCGGACAGATTGTTTGGTCACCTATGGCGCAAGGCGTACTAACTGGAAAGTATCTGCCAGGTAAGAAACCGCCAGTGGGTTCTCGCGCAACAGATAAGAAATCCGGCGCAGATATGATCTCGCGCTGGATGCGCGATGATGTACTTAGCGCAGTTCAGAATTTAGCCCCGATAGCCCGTGACCTAGATTTAACGATGGGTCAACTATCAATCGCTTGGGTTCTGCAGAACTCAAATGTTTCTAGCGCAATTATGGGAGCAACCAAGCCAGCTCAGGTTAAAGAGAATGTAAAGGCATCGGGAGTGAAGTTATCTGCCGATGTTATGCACGCTATTGATAAGGCGCTCGGCAATATTCCGACGACTGATCCAAAAGAGACTAAAAGCCCAAATCCTAGGGCTTGA
- a CDS encoding SCO2322 family protein encodes MFNLKLSNVKSSRKFSPTLFVLALVAAQIIPVASANAADKGWRYWGYYQAAPGATKWTAAMTGPTVDIEDGAVEGWSFVFSSDDIPSTPPSAKPNFASICGKTKADEDTKRIALVIDFGSKSYAPKGEKVKKPISMCVRTAKTSQGIDVLGMAVKVRAAKSGLICGLNGYPAKECGSEIATPASLKK; translated from the coding sequence ATGTTTAACTTAAAATTGTCTAACGTAAAATCATCTCGCAAGTTCAGCCCAACGTTATTTGTTCTAGCCCTCGTTGCTGCTCAAATAATTCCAGTTGCTTCAGCCAACGCTGCCGATAAAGGTTGGCGTTACTGGGGTTATTACCAAGCAGCTCCAGGAGCAACGAAGTGGACCGCTGCAATGACCGGACCAACAGTAGATATTGAAGATGGCGCCGTTGAAGGCTGGTCATTTGTATTCAGCAGCGATGACATCCCATCGACTCCCCCATCAGCCAAACCAAACTTTGCGTCGATCTGCGGAAAAACAAAGGCTGATGAAGATACAAAGCGGATCGCCCTGGTGATTGACTTCGGCTCCAAGTCATACGCCCCCAAGGGTGAAAAGGTAAAGAAGCCAATATCGATGTGTGTTCGCACCGCAAAGACTTCGCAAGGTATCGATGTTCTCGGAATGGCCGTCAAGGTGCGCGCCGCAAAGAGCGGACTCATCTGCGGTCTAAATGGTTACCCAGCAAAAGAGTGCGGTTCTGAAATAGCAACGCCTGCTTCACTTAAGAAGTAA
- a CDS encoding energy-coupling factor transporter transmembrane component T family protein: MKSLHPLTWWLWSIALIVTVIRADSALYAALVIAGAALIVWRWAGDFPWSKSFWFSLRLGAFILIVRAVTGVLIGVPVPGTKIVELPILPLPDWMAGIRIGGVINQERLFSSLHEGLIIVAVIALFGAAVSLTSPHKMLRVLPVIVYEFGVAIVIATSSLPQLVASYSRIKRARILRGDEKPKFKSIALPLLEEALAKSLDLAAAMDSRGYGVSRVRSRYRPIKWRSADTAIFSSGLVLLGLVWSVTS, translated from the coding sequence ATGAAATCGCTGCACCCGCTTACTTGGTGGCTTTGGAGTATCGCTTTAATTGTCACGGTCATTCGTGCCGATAGCGCTCTCTATGCTGCTTTGGTTATTGCGGGTGCAGCGCTCATAGTTTGGCGCTGGGCTGGAGATTTTCCTTGGTCGAAGAGTTTTTGGTTCTCGCTTCGCTTGGGAGCCTTTATTTTGATTGTCCGAGCGGTCACAGGTGTATTAATCGGTGTACCAGTTCCTGGCACCAAAATAGTTGAACTACCGATTCTTCCTCTGCCGGATTGGATGGCGGGCATCCGCATTGGCGGCGTTATTAACCAAGAACGACTTTTCTCATCACTACATGAGGGCTTGATCATTGTTGCAGTTATCGCACTCTTTGGAGCGGCGGTATCACTTACCAGTCCTCATAAAATGTTGCGAGTGCTTCCCGTAATCGTTTATGAATTTGGGGTTGCGATTGTTATTGCAACCTCATCACTTCCACAACTTGTCGCTAGTTACTCGCGAATCAAACGCGCGCGAATTCTAAGAGGCGATGAGAAACCAAAGTTTAAATCCATCGCTCTGCCACTCTTGGAAGAGGCTTTAGCAAAGTCGCTCGATCTTGCAGCAGCGATGGATTCGCGCGGGTATGGCGTAAGTCGAGTTCGCTCCAGGTATCGCCCGATCAAGTGGCGCTCAGCCGATACTGCGATTTTCTCTAGTGGCCTCGTTCTTCTTGGTCTTGTTTGGTCAGTGACTTCATGA
- a CDS encoding ABC transporter ATP-binding protein yields the protein MIKFSNVSLVYPTSTQTILEGLTFSIEEGEMVLVIGSTGTGKSSLLRLINGLVPHHTGGILAGDVTVDGISTQLVRPGELAHLIGIVGQNPSSGFVTDTVEEELVFSMESLNVAPDVMRKRVEEILDLLALAPLRNRAISTLSGGEQQRLAIGSALVMHPKILVLDEPTSALDPIAAEEVLSIIHRLVHDLSLTVVIAEHRLERVIGFADRIIHIAGDGQAQIDLPENILKNSDIAPPIVHLSRALKLDQLGLSVRDVRRMTEDVRRDGRENPQSLKKTTPTAISVKGASISYGSHLALKNVDALVMEGEIVAVMGRNGAGKSSLLQSIVGVKELDRGEISVFARPPMSLKGALRRATVGYIPQEPSDLLYAQSVTQECSQADKDNEIASGTTFALLQELVPSVSPATHPRDLSEGQRLALALAVVLSAQPRALILDEPTRGLDYQSKSLLIEILKGFAAQPGKSVVIATHDVELVAELADRVIFLSEGEIVADGPTIDILLASPAFAPQVAKVMAPRRWLTVNDVMRALDPEADQQ from the coding sequence ATGATCAAATTTTCAAATGTCTCACTTGTCTACCCCACATCAACACAAACGATTTTAGAAGGACTGACATTTTCTATTGAAGAAGGTGAAATGGTTCTGGTAATTGGTTCGACCGGAACTGGAAAATCTTCACTCCTACGTTTAATCAATGGCTTGGTTCCGCATCACACCGGTGGAATTTTGGCAGGAGATGTAACAGTTGATGGAATTTCTACTCAACTAGTGCGACCGGGTGAGTTGGCTCATCTCATTGGAATTGTGGGACAGAACCCAAGTAGCGGCTTTGTAACCGATACCGTTGAAGAAGAACTCGTCTTTAGTATGGAGTCGCTAAATGTGGCCCCGGATGTGATGCGCAAACGCGTTGAAGAGATACTTGATCTACTGGCCCTGGCGCCACTACGTAACCGAGCGATTTCAACTCTCAGCGGTGGCGAACAGCAACGTTTAGCGATCGGCAGCGCACTTGTCATGCACCCCAAGATTTTAGTTTTGGATGAACCAACCAGCGCACTTGATCCGATAGCAGCCGAAGAAGTTCTCTCAATTATCCATCGCTTGGTTCATGACCTCAGCCTGACAGTTGTCATTGCAGAACATCGCTTAGAGCGAGTAATTGGTTTTGCTGATCGAATCATTCATATAGCAGGAGATGGTCAAGCCCAAATTGATCTTCCCGAGAACATCCTGAAAAATTCAGATATCGCTCCCCCAATCGTTCATCTATCGCGCGCCCTTAAATTGGATCAACTCGGTCTTAGCGTTCGCGATGTTCGAAGAATGACCGAAGATGTCAGACGCGATGGTAGAGAGAATCCGCAGTCACTAAAGAAAACGACTCCAACGGCTATTTCGGTTAAGGGAGCTTCGATTTCTTACGGCTCACATCTTGCGCTAAAGAACGTTGATGCACTTGTAATGGAGGGCGAAATTGTCGCCGTGATGGGTCGAAACGGCGCCGGCAAGAGCTCTCTCCTGCAATCGATCGTAGGAGTTAAAGAGTTGGATCGAGGTGAGATATCGGTTTTCGCGCGTCCCCCAATGAGTCTTAAGGGTGCGCTGCGCCGCGCAACCGTTGGTTACATCCCGCAAGAACCTAGCGATCTCTTATACGCGCAAAGCGTTACGCAAGAGTGTTCACAAGCCGATAAAGATAATGAAATAGCAAGTGGTACAACCTTTGCTTTACTTCAAGAGCTAGTGCCTTCAGTCTCCCCTGCGACCCATCCACGCGATTTATCGGAAGGACAACGTTTGGCGCTGGCGCTGGCCGTGGTTCTCTCAGCACAACCGCGCGCGCTAATCCTGGATGAGCCAACGCGTGGGTTGGATTATCAATCTAAATCGCTCCTTATTGAGATTCTTAAGGGCTTCGCTGCACAACCTGGAAAGTCAGTTGTTATTGCCACGCACGATGTCGAACTAGTGGCCGAACTAGCCGATCGAGTTATCTTCTTATCTGAAGGTGAAATTGTCGCAGACGGACCAACGATCGATATTTTATTGGCATCACCTGCCTTTGCCCCACAGGTCGCCAAAGTGATGGCGCCACGGAGATGGCTAACGGTTAACGATGTAATGCGGGCGCTGGATCCAGAAGCTGATCAGCAATGA
- a CDS encoding ECF transporter S component, giving the protein MKYLTNDVYRFSGKSKFALLLVSITVFAGFTWPFYVQSQSSAQFAQYFFWAAVPASIFLLIAQLSDSGLDAKSVALLGTLAALLAALRPLGAGAVGLEPMWFLLILAARVFGSAFGFLLGVLGMLASALLTGGFGPWLAYQLFAAGLVGLFAGSFPARIKGRAEIFLLVFIAILASLMFGLLMDLQFWPWALGGDTQLSYLPGAPVWENLNRFITFHFLSSMAWDIPRAVLTSTLILITAPAVLSALRRTRTKAAFLTPVEFSARLK; this is encoded by the coding sequence ATGAAGTATTTAACTAACGATGTATATCGTTTCAGTGGCAAATCTAAATTCGCGCTCTTATTGGTTTCAATCACAGTCTTTGCCGGCTTCACCTGGCCCTTCTATGTGCAATCACAGAGCTCGGCACAGTTTGCACAATACTTTTTCTGGGCAGCCGTTCCTGCCTCAATCTTTTTACTAATCGCGCAACTGAGTGATTCTGGGTTAGATGCTAAATCTGTTGCACTACTTGGAACGCTCGCTGCTCTTTTGGCAGCGCTTCGACCACTAGGGGCTGGCGCAGTTGGACTTGAGCCTATGTGGTTTCTTTTAATTCTTGCCGCCCGCGTCTTTGGTTCGGCATTTGGTTTTCTGTTGGGCGTTCTCGGAATGTTGGCATCGGCTCTTCTTACTGGTGGATTTGGACCTTGGTTGGCCTATCAACTCTTCGCAGCGGGCTTAGTCGGTTTATTTGCAGGTTCATTCCCGGCAAGAATCAAGGGCCGTGCTGAAATTTTCTTGCTGGTCTTTATCGCAATTCTCGCTTCGCTCATGTTCGGTTTATTGATGGATCTGCAATTCTGGCCGTGGGCGTTAGGTGGAGATACCCAACTCTCTTATCTGCCAGGAGCCCCCGTCTGGGAGAACTTAAATAGATTTATAACCTTTCACTTTCTATCGTCAATGGCGTGGGATATTCCAAGAGCTGTTTTGACGTCAACGCTAATTCTTATTACCGCGCCCGCTGTTCTATCGGCGCTGCGTAGAACAAGAACTAAAGCTGCCTTCTTGACGCCAGTCGAGTTCAGCGCACGTTTGAAGTAA